A DNA window from Leptolyngbya sp. KIOST-1 contains the following coding sequences:
- a CDS encoding transposase, which translates to MNAWLGQSVPWAHRGHLTTCLWMVVALLQRGEVNLTRWLPYVPCRGVQAQSKQRRLSRWLHNSRLNVHRLYKPLIQGALAHWDEDCLYLSLDTSLFWDEYCLIRLAVVHRGRALPVVWRVLRHRSASVAFDEYQEMLQQAAHRLPSGVKVVVLADRGFIHTEAMSAMTTELGWHYRVRIKRNTWIWRAGHGWSQLKDVHLQRGEALCWHTVKLHKGEWYGPVHLAFGYNSVNGEFWAIVSDEPTNLHTFEEYGLRFDIEEAFLDDQSNGWNLQKSEIRDLCALSRLWFLLAVATLYVTAQGLEVVAAGKRRWVDPHWFRGNSYFRIGWDWLKAALENGWPLIRHVCFTHNRDPEPAMASRKQHEQRTYRIEFKIHTYCYAAD; encoded by the coding sequence TTGAACGCCTGGCTAGGTCAATCGGTGCCCTGGGCGCATCGGGGCCATCTGACGACCTGCCTATGGATGGTGGTGGCCTTGCTCCAGCGTGGAGAGGTCAACCTGACGCGCTGGCTGCCCTACGTGCCGTGTCGAGGGGTGCAGGCGCAAAGTAAACAACGACGACTCAGCCGCTGGCTGCACAATAGCCGTCTGAACGTCCATCGTCTGTACAAGCCCTTGATTCAGGGGGCCTTAGCCCACTGGGATGAGGACTGTTTGTACCTGAGTTTGGACACCTCGCTGTTTTGGGATGAGTATTGCTTGATCCGCCTGGCGGTGGTGCATCGAGGTCGGGCGTTGCCCGTGGTCTGGCGGGTGCTCCGGCACCGCAGCGCGTCCGTTGCCTTCGATGAGTACCAGGAGATGCTTCAACAGGCCGCCCATCGCTTGCCGTCGGGGGTGAAGGTGGTCGTGTTGGCCGACCGGGGCTTCATTCACACCGAGGCCATGAGCGCGATGACGACTGAACTCGGCTGGCACTACCGTGTCCGCATCAAGCGCAATACCTGGATTTGGCGGGCCGGTCACGGGTGGAGCCAATTGAAGGACGTTCATCTTCAGCGGGGGGAGGCGCTCTGTTGGCATACTGTTAAGCTCCACAAAGGGGAGTGGTATGGCCCGGTGCACCTCGCCTTTGGCTATAACAGCGTCAATGGTGAGTTCTGGGCCATCGTCAGCGATGAACCCACCAACCTGCACACCTTCGAGGAATACGGCTTGCGCTTCGACATTGAGGAAGCGTTTCTCGATGACCAATCCAACGGTTGGAATCTCCAGAAATCAGAGATTCGCGACCTCTGCGCCCTCTCTCGGCTTTGGTTCCTCTTGGCTGTCGCTACCCTCTATGTCACCGCCCAAGGCCTCGAAGTAGTCGCCGCTGGCAAACGTCGCTGGGTTGACCCCCATTGGTTTCGCGGCAATAGCTACTTCCGCATTGGGTGGGATTGGCTGAAAGCCGCATTAGAGAATGGGTGGCCACTCATCCGTCATGTCTGTTTTACCCATAACCGTGATCCTGAACCCGCTATGGCCTCCCGAAAACAGCACGAGCAACGCACCTATCGAATCGAGTTCAAAATACACACGTACTGCTATGCCGCCGATTAG
- a CDS encoding BrnT family toxin — MPETTASRAVQQLSANFCQSTRANVAKHGISFDEAVTVFYDESARVIFDPDNSFDEDRYLILGMSEASRLLLVCHVYRRNDEVIRVISARRATSREERQYWSFMP, encoded by the coding sequence ATCCCTGAAACTACCGCGTCACGAGCTGTTCAACAGCTTTCAGCCAACTTTTGTCAGTCAACCAGGGCCAACGTTGCGAAGCATGGGATTAGCTTTGATGAAGCTGTCACGGTTTTTTACGACGAAAGCGCTCGCGTGATCTTCGACCCTGACAACTCATTCGATGAAGATCGGTACCTAATCTTGGGAATGAGTGAAGCCTCTCGACTGCTGTTGGTATGCCATGTCTATAGACGAAACGATGAGGTGATTCGGGTTATTTCGGCCCGAAGGGCTACCAGCAGAGAAGAACGACAGTACTGGAGTTTTATGCCATGA
- a CDS encoding COR domain-containing protein — translation MARDEAYQEAERQIEAARQEGAIELDLSGLGLTALPEAIAALTQLQYLDLSRNQLIELPDSLVTLEKLHSLYISRNELDKLPEVLFDLPSLKTIFAFENNLTALPSKIANLSQLSTLGLNHNKLTDLPESFSQLKKLEHLAIGNNEFCLLPDSLTKMNNIKRLYIQGNSTKDISLGLSNLTSLETLNISDLGLMQIPDAIARISSLEFLFVDNNHVKDLPLYFHEFENLKDISLDNNPLNPDVAAAANQGSAAIQQYLRARSNGETLLNEAKLILVGEGEVGKSCLLGALRGDEWVDGRPTTHGIEIKSVVVTAPDNATGITLNGWDFGGQRVYRPTHQLFFSSSAVYLVVWKPREGPQQGFVKEWITLIKHRESDAKVLVVATHGGPGQRQPDIDRQELIDLFGSDTVVGFFHVNSKPHPETQVCTGIAELREAIANVAATLPGMGRLVPTKWQQIRELLEASGKTHMPYADVLALCEEHGLEGFAAELFVRVSHTLGYFIHYDYDEILKDIVILQPDWLAKAISYVLDDETTRQRYGLVEFDHLSHLWIHPPFVGETGYPKELHPIFLRLMERFDLSYKVVLDPANPEANTTSLIAQLVPDQRPEQLPNWGEQPEGGDRQQVQICRIMDDRGWLTDKSWLKAVEQLVTR, via the coding sequence ATGGCGCGCGACGAAGCCTACCAGGAAGCAGAACGGCAGATTGAGGCAGCCCGTCAAGAGGGAGCGATAGAACTTGATCTTAGCGGACTGGGATTAACGGCATTACCGGAGGCGATCGCGGCTCTCACCCAATTGCAATACCTTGATCTCTCTAGAAATCAATTAATAGAACTACCAGACTCTCTTGTCACACTTGAAAAGCTCCATAGCCTTTATATTTCACGCAATGAATTAGACAAGCTACCAGAAGTTCTCTTTGATTTACCAAGCTTGAAAACTATTTTTGCCTTTGAAAATAATTTAACAGCCTTGCCTTCAAAAATAGCTAATCTTAGCCAGCTAAGCACTCTCGGATTGAACCATAATAAATTGACCGATCTTCCCGAATCTTTTTCCCAGTTAAAAAAACTGGAGCATTTAGCAATTGGCAATAACGAGTTTTGCTTATTGCCAGACTCATTAACGAAAATGAATAACATTAAGCGCCTTTATATCCAAGGCAATAGCACTAAAGATATATCTCTTGGGCTAAGTAATCTAACAAGTTTAGAGACACTTAATATCAGCGATTTGGGTCTTATGCAAATTCCTGATGCAATAGCTCGAATATCTTCCTTGGAATTTCTTTTCGTAGACAATAACCACGTAAAAGATCTGCCACTCTACTTTCATGAATTTGAGAATCTAAAAGATATATCTCTCGACAATAATCCTCTCAATCCTGATGTTGCGGCAGCAGCAAATCAAGGTTCAGCTGCTATTCAGCAATATCTAAGAGCAAGATCAAATGGAGAGACACTGCTGAATGAAGCGAAACTGATTTTAGTAGGTGAGGGTGAGGTTGGTAAGAGTTGCTTGTTGGGAGCATTGCGGGGAGATGAATGGGTTGATGGTCGTCCCACAACCCATGGTATTGAGATCAAGTCTGTAGTTGTCACGGCTCCCGATAATGCAACAGGAATTACCCTCAACGGTTGGGACTTTGGAGGGCAGCGGGTCTATCGTCCTACCCATCAGCTATTTTTTAGCTCATCAGCAGTCTATCTAGTGGTATGGAAGCCACGGGAAGGGCCACAGCAAGGGTTTGTCAAAGAGTGGATTACGCTGATCAAACATCGAGAGTCAGATGCCAAAGTGCTGGTAGTAGCTACCCACGGTGGCCCCGGCCAGCGCCAGCCCGATATTGATCGGCAAGAATTGATCGACCTGTTTGGCAGCGATACTGTTGTCGGCTTCTTTCATGTCAATAGCAAACCCCATCCTGAAACTCAGGTTTGCACTGGCATTGCCGAACTGCGAGAGGCGATTGCCAATGTTGCTGCCACTTTACCCGGCATGGGTCGCCTTGTGCCCACTAAATGGCAGCAGATTCGCGAACTGCTCGAAGCATCTGGCAAAACCCACATGCCCTATGCAGACGTGCTTGCTCTTTGCGAAGAGCACGGGCTAGAGGGCTTTGCTGCCGAGCTGTTTGTGCGTGTATCCCATACCCTCGGCTATTTCATCCACTACGACTACGACGAAATTCTAAAAGACATCGTCATCCTCCAGCCCGACTGGTTGGCCAAAGCCATCAGCTATGTTCTCGATGATGAAACCACCCGCCAGCGTTATGGGCTAGTTGAGTTTGACCATCTCAGTCACCTGTGGATCCATCCCCCCTTTGTTGGCGAAACCGGCTATCCCAAAGAACTCCACCCCATTTTTCTGCGGCTGATGGAGCGCTTTGATCTTTCCTACAAAGTCGTCCTCGACCCTGCGAATCCAGAAGCTAACACCACCAGCCTGATTGCCCAACTCGTGCCCGACCAGCGCCCAGAGCAGCTACCCAACTGGGGCGAACAGCCGGAAGGAGGAGACAGACAGCAGGTGCAAATTTGCCGCATTATGGACGATCGCGGCTGGTTGACTGACAAAAGTTGGCTGAAAGCTGTTGAACAGCTCGTGACGCGGTAG
- a CDS encoding type II toxin-antitoxin system ParD family antitoxin: MSHITISLPDNLKAFVDEQVAQSGYASADDYFLALVQLDQRRRQAKESLDSLLIEGLDSLDRGEGIEATDNWWEQERLDLIESHQSQRDA; encoded by the coding sequence GTGAGTCACATCACCATCTCTCTGCCCGACAACCTCAAAGCCTTTGTGGACGAGCAAGTCGCCCAAAGCGGCTACGCCTCCGCCGATGACTACTTCCTGGCCCTGGTGCAGCTAGACCAGCGACGGCGACAGGCCAAAGAGTCCCTGGATAGCCTCCTGATCGAAGGACTAGACAGCCTAGATCGAGGCGAAGGCATCGAAGCCACCGACAACTGGTGGGAGCAAGAGCGGCTCGACCTGATTGAAAGCCATCAGAGCCAGCGCGATGCTTAG
- a CDS encoding type II toxin-antitoxin system RelE/ParE family toxin — protein sequence MLRIIVSEPARLDLREHFGYLAERDYGKALEFFDAARQTFAALARTPSIGSAYPSTKERLKNLRKWHIKGFKRYLIFYRRQADSIEIVRVLYGAQDIQTLLDRDT from the coding sequence ATGCTTAGGATAATTGTCTCAGAGCCAGCCCGCCTGGATCTGAGAGAGCATTTTGGGTATCTGGCGGAGAGAGACTATGGCAAAGCCCTAGAGTTCTTTGACGCCGCTCGCCAAACCTTTGCGGCTCTAGCCCGTACACCTAGCATAGGAAGTGCTTACCCCAGTACCAAAGAACGGCTGAAAAACTTGCGAAAGTGGCATATTAAAGGCTTCAAGCGATATCTGATTTTCTACCGCCGTCAAGCCGATAGCATTGAAATTGTTAGGGTGCTCTACGGTGCCCAAGATATCCAAACCCTGCTCGATCGAGATACCTAG
- a CDS encoding molybdenum cofactor biosynthesis protein MoaE, which yields MQLATSRSSVESTADSLRITFAPLSVEAVYALADDSANGAVVVMSGMVRNNSEGKAVVALEYQAYEPMALEVFRQIAAQIRVTWAEATRVVIHHRTGKLAVGEISVLVAVGCPHRAEAFAACQYAIDTLKHNAPIWKKEHWADGSTSWVSIGACEQE from the coding sequence ATGCAGCTTGCTACTTCTAGATCCTCTGTAGAAAGCACCGCCGACAGCCTGCGGATCACGTTTGCCCCCCTCTCGGTGGAGGCGGTCTACGCCCTGGCCGATGACTCCGCCAATGGGGCCGTGGTGGTGATGAGCGGCATGGTGCGCAACAACAGCGAGGGCAAGGCGGTGGTGGCGCTGGAGTATCAGGCCTACGAACCGATGGCCCTGGAGGTGTTTCGGCAGATTGCCGCCCAGATTCGCGTCACCTGGGCCGAGGCCACCCGCGTGGTGATCCACCACCGCACCGGCAAGCTGGCGGTGGGGGAGATCAGCGTGCTGGTGGCGGTGGGCTGCCCCCACCGGGCGGAGGCGTTTGCGGCCTGTCAGTATGCGATCGACACCCTCAAACACAACGCCCCGATTTGGAAGAAGGAACACTGGGCGGATGGCTCGACCAGTTGGGTAAGCATTGGCGCTTGTGAGCAGGAATAA